One window of the Marmota flaviventris isolate mMarFla1 chromosome 2, mMarFla1.hap1, whole genome shotgun sequence genome contains the following:
- the LOC139704553 gene encoding olfactory receptor 4F3/4F16/4F29-like, with protein sequence MDGTNHSVVSEFVFLGLSNSWEIQLLLLLFSSVFYLASLTGNLLILFSVTSDPNLHSPMYFLLAKLSFLDLGGCSIATPKMIYDLFRKHKAISFGGCIAQIFFIHTIGGTEMVLLIAMAFDRYVAICKPLHYLTIMSPRMCIFILVVAWILGLIHSVAQLAFVIDLPFCGPNVLDSFYCDLPQLIRLACTNTDRLEFMVTANSGLISVGSFFILIISYIFILVTVRKHSSGGLSKALSTLSAHVTVVVLFFGPLIFFYTWPFPSSHMDKFLAIFDGVLTPFLNPVIYTFRNKEMKAAMRKLFYQLVGYRKMS encoded by the coding sequence ATGGATGGAACCAACCACTCTGTGGTGTCTGAGTTTGTGTTCCTGGGACTTTCCAACTCGTGGGAGATCCAGCTTCTACTTTTActcttttcttctgtgttctatTTGGCAAGTCTTACAGGAAACCTCCTCATTTTGTTCTCTGTGACTTCTGACCCTAACCTACACTCCCCCATGTACTTTCTGCTGGCCAAGCTCTCGTTTCTTGACCTGGGAGGTTGCTCCATTGCAACTCCCAAAATGATTTATGACCTTTTTAGAAAACACAAAGCAATCTCTTTTGGGGGTTGCATAGCTCAGATCTTCTTTATTCATACTATTGGAGGGACAGAAATGGTGCTGCTCATAGCCATGGCCTTTGACAGATATGTGGCCATATGTAAGCCTCTGCACTACCTGACCATCATGAGCCCACGGATGTGCATTTTCATTTTGGTTGTTGCCTGGATCCTTGGCCTCATCCACTCAGTGGCCCAGTTGGCTTTTGTTATAGACCTGCCTTTCTGTGGCCCGAATGTACTGGACAGCTTCTACTGTGATCTCCCTCAGCTCATTAGACTTGCTTGCACAAATACTGATAGACTGGAGTTCATGGTCACTGCCAACAGTGGACTCATCTCTGTGGGGTCCTTCTTCATACTGATCATTTCTTACATCTTCATTCTAGTTACTGTTCGAAAACACTCCTCAGGTGGTTTATCCAAGGCCCTCTCCACTTTATCAGCTCATGTCACTGTGGTAGTTTTATTCTTTGGGCCATTGATCTTCTTCTACACCTGGCCTTTCCCATCATCACATATGGACAAATTTCTTGCTATCTTTGATGGAGTTCTCACTCCTTTTCTGAATCCAGTGATCTATACATTTAGGAACAAGGAGATGAAGGCAGCAATGAGGAAACTTTTCTATCAGCTTGTGGGTTACAGGAAGATGTCCTAA
- the LOC139704552 gene encoding olfactory receptor 4F3/4F16/4F29-like: MDGTNHSVVSEFVFLGLSNSWEIQLLLLLFSSVFYFASLTGNLLILFSVTSDPNLHSPMYFLLAKLSFLDLGGCSIATPKMIYDLFRKHKAISFGGCIAQIFFIHVIGGTEMVLLIAMAFDRYVAICKPLHYLTIMSPRMCIFILVVAWILGLIHSVAQLAFVVDLPFCGPNVLDSFYCDLPQLIRLACTNTDRLEFMVTANSGLISVGSFFILIISYIFILVTVRKHSSGGLSKALSTLSAHVTVVVLFFGPLIFFYTWPFPSSHVDKFLAILDAVLTPFLNPVIYTFRNKEMKAAMRKLFYQLVGYRKMS, encoded by the coding sequence ATGGATGGAACCAACCACTCTGTGGTGTCTGAGTTTGTGTTCCTGGGACTTTCCAACTCGTGGGAGATCCAGCttctacttttacttttttcttctgtgttctacTTTGCAAGTCTTACAGGAAACCTCCTCATTTTGTTCTCTGTGACTTCTGACCCTAACCTACACTCCCCCATGTACTTTCTGCTGGCCAAGCTCTCGTTTCTTGACCTGGGAGGTTGCTCCATTGCAACTCCCAAAATGATTTATGACCTTTTTAGAAAACACAAAGCAATCTCTTTTGGGGGTTGCATAGCTCAGATCTTCTTTATTCATGTCATTGGGGGCACAGAAATGGTGCTGCTCATAGCCATGGCCTTTGACAGATATGTGGCCATATGTAAGCCTCTGCACTACCTGACCATCATGAGCCCACGGATGTGCATTTTCATTTTGGTTGTTGCCTGGATCCTTGGCCTCATCCACTCAGTGGCCCAGTTGGCTTTTGTTGTAGACCTGCCCTTCTGTGGCCCGAATGTACTGGACAGCTTCTACTGTGATCTCCCTCAGCTCATTAGACTTGCTTGCACAAATACTGATAGACTGGAGTTCATGGTCACTGCCAACAGTGGACTCATCTCGGTGGGGTCCTTCTTCATACTGATCATTTCTTACATCTTCATTCTAGTTACTGTTCGAAAACACTCCTCAGGTGGTTTATCCAAGGCCCTCTCCACTTTATCAGCTCATGTCACTGTGGTAGTTTTATTCTTTGGGCCATTGATCTTCTTCTACACCTGGCCTTTCCCATCATCACATGTGGACAAATTTCTTGCTATCCTAGATGCAGTTCTCACTCCTTTTTTGAATCCAGTGATCTATACATTTAGGAACAAGGAGATGAAGGCAGCAATGAGGAAACTTTTCTATCAGCTTGTGGGTTACAGGAAGATGTCCTAA
- the LOC114084763 gene encoding olfactory receptor 4F3/4F16/4F29-like, with amino-acid sequence MNGGNHSAVSEFVLLGLTSSWELQILLFVFFTIFYAASMLGNLLIVFTIISDHHLHSPMYFLLANLSFIDMGVSSIATPKMIYDLFRKHKAISLKGCITQMFFIHTVGGTEMVLLIVMAYDRYVAICKPLHYLTIMSLRMCTSLLAVAWTIGLVHSVVQLAFVVNLPFCGSNKMGSFYCDFPRFIKLACIDTYRLEFLVAANSGFISMGTFFILIVSYISILVTVLKHSSGGSCKALSTLSAHITVVVFFFGPCIIVYVWPFPTLPIDTFLAIFDVLITPFMNPVIYTFRNKEMKVAMRRFFVKALTSFRKSSFMQSKKFGFILAIFGKQYFN; translated from the coding sequence ATGAATGGAGGAAATCACTCAGCGGTGTCTGAATTTGTGTTGCTGGGACTCACCAGTTCTTGGGAGCTTCAGATTCTCCTTTTTGTATTCTTCACAATATTTTATGCGGCTAGTATGCTGGGAAACCTTCTCATTGTGTTCACCATCATCTCAGACCATCATTTACACTCCCCAATGTACTTCTTGCTGGCAAATCTCTCCTTCATCGATATGGGAGTGTCCAGCATCGCCACTCCAAAGATGATTTATGACCTGTTCAGAAAGCATAAAGCCATCTCCTTGAAAGGGTGCATCACACAGATGTTCTTCATTCACACTGTGGGAGGGACAGAGATGGTGCTGCTCATTGTCATGGCCTATGACAGATACGTGGCTATCTGCAAGCCCCTCCACTACCTGACCATCATGAGCCTGAGAATGTGCACTTCTCTTTTGGCTGTGGCTTGGACCATTGGACTCGTCCACTCTGTAGTCCAACTGGCTTTTGTTGTAAACTTGCCCTTTTGTGGGAGCAATAAAATGGGTAGCTTTTACTGTGATTTTCCTCGGTTTATCAAACTTGCGTGTATAGATACATACAGACTGGAGTTTCTGGTCGCTGCCAACAGTGGTTTCATCTCCATGGGCACCTTCTTCATCTTGATTGTGTCTTATATCTCCATCCTGGTCACGGTTCTTAAACACTCCTCAGGAGGTTCCTGCAAGGCTCTCTCCACTCTCTCAGCTCACATTACCGTGGTGGTTTTTTTCTTTGGTCCTTGCATCATAGTCTATGTGTGGCCATTCCCTACCTTACCCATAGATACATTTTTAGCTATCTTTGATGTTCTTATCACTCCTTTTATGAATCCTGTCATCTATACATTTAGAAATAAGGAGATGAAAGTGGCAATGAGGAGATTCTTTGTTAAGGCTTTAACAAGTTTTAGGAAGAGTTCTTTTATGCAGTCTAAGAAgtttgggttcattttggcaatttttggaaagcaatattttaattaa